In Saccharomonospora marina XMU15, one genomic interval encodes:
- a CDS encoding class I SAM-dependent methyltransferase: protein MCAHRVFAAVYDRMSEPMEREVLGERRRRLLSDITGQVLDIGAGTGANLPHLRRAERIVAAEPDAAMRTRLNSRLGRAHAPVEVSTAAAEDLPFDDTTFDAVVFTLVLCTVADPAKALAEARRVLRPAGRIVVLEHVRGSGNRARWQDRLAPAWSYFAAGCKPNRDTRATIERAGFTFDEVSESEPFPRWVLTRTVLEATARP from the coding sequence ATGTGCGCACATCGGGTTTTCGCCGCGGTCTACGACAGGATGTCCGAGCCGATGGAGCGGGAGGTGCTCGGCGAGCGCAGGCGACGGCTGCTGTCTGACATCACCGGGCAGGTGCTCGACATCGGTGCGGGCACGGGCGCGAACCTGCCGCACCTGCGGCGCGCGGAACGCATCGTCGCGGCGGAGCCGGACGCGGCGATGCGGACGCGGCTGAACAGCCGGCTCGGTCGGGCACACGCGCCGGTGGAGGTCAGCACCGCTGCGGCCGAAGACCTGCCGTTCGACGACACGACCTTCGACGCGGTGGTGTTCACACTTGTGCTGTGCACGGTCGCCGACCCGGCGAAAGCGCTCGCGGAGGCCCGCCGGGTGCTGCGCCCTGCAGGCAGGATCGTGGTGCTGGAACACGTGCGCGGCAGCGGGAACCGCGCACGCTGGCAGGACCGGCTGGCCCCGGCGTGGTCGTACTTCGCCGCGGGCTGCAAGCCCAACAGGGACACCAGAGCCACCATCGAACGCGCGGGGTTCACCTTCGACGAGGTGAGCGAATCCGAGCCATTCCCGCGCTGGGTGCTGACCAGGACGGTGTTGGAGGCAACCGCGCGGCCGTAG
- a CDS encoding spermidine synthase, with product MRELIEPLVPGLAQVWELPEVLWEGDTEYQHAVIAKTSQGISLFCDNDPQSTELAQLHYHEALFVPALLLARRVDRVLAIGSSEGVISQLAVAAGATHVDHVDIDAEVVQRCAEHLPYGYTPEELDRAVRGEGPVRMHYADGWEFVRRAAESGGERYDIIVADLPGEREDASQHNRLFGTEFLRHCRAALTEGGVVSSQVGCPTLWLNAMLRRAWGRFSDIFDTVAYYGSDEFDWGFLFGRADHVENPTGHMIERLPGLAYQPATLDAEALVANSVLPYSIRKQR from the coding sequence TTGCGCGAGCTGATCGAACCGCTGGTTCCGGGCCTGGCTCAGGTGTGGGAACTGCCGGAAGTGCTGTGGGAGGGCGATACCGAGTACCAGCACGCCGTGATCGCCAAGACCTCCCAGGGGATCTCGCTGTTCTGCGACAACGATCCGCAGAGCACCGAACTCGCGCAACTGCACTATCACGAGGCACTGTTCGTGCCCGCGCTGCTGCTCGCTCGGCGGGTGGACCGCGTGCTGGCGATCGGCTCCAGCGAGGGCGTCATCAGCCAACTCGCCGTCGCGGCGGGCGCGACCCACGTCGACCATGTCGACATCGACGCCGAGGTGGTCCAGCGCTGTGCGGAGCACCTGCCCTACGGCTACACGCCCGAGGAGCTGGACCGCGCGGTGCGCGGTGAAGGTCCGGTGCGGATGCACTACGCGGACGGCTGGGAGTTCGTGCGCCGCGCGGCCGAATCCGGCGGCGAGCGCTACGACATCATCGTGGCGGACCTGCCGGGGGAGCGGGAGGACGCTTCGCAGCACAACCGGCTGTTCGGCACCGAGTTCCTGCGCCACTGCCGCGCCGCGCTGACCGAGGGCGGCGTGGTGTCGTCGCAGGTCGGCTGCCCGACGTTGTGGCTGAACGCGATGCTGCGGCGCGCCTGGGGCCGGTTCAGCGACATCTTCGACACCGTGGCCTACTACGGTTCCGACGAGTTCGACTGGGGGTTCCTGTTCGGTCGCGCCGACCACGTCGAGAACCCGACCGGCCACATGATCGAGCGGCTTCCCGGCCTCGCGTACCAGCCCGCCACGCTCGACGCGGAGGCGCTGGTGGCCAACTCGGTGCTGCCCTACAGCATCCGCAAGCAGCGCTAG
- a CDS encoding DUF742 domain-containing protein codes for MSEHDEAWFDEAAGPLVRPYAVTGGRTRSDNFGLDMMTLVVSMQPPSEAATLPTEYAKIVRLCQRPMSVAEVGAHVDLPLPVVKVLLSDLIEQNYVIFRRAAPPSEVPDQQVLQAVLDGIRKL; via the coding sequence ATGAGTGAGCACGACGAGGCTTGGTTCGACGAAGCGGCGGGTCCGCTCGTGCGGCCGTACGCGGTCACGGGCGGACGTACCCGGTCCGACAACTTCGGCCTCGACATGATGACGCTGGTGGTGTCGATGCAACCTCCCTCGGAGGCGGCGACGCTACCGACCGAGTACGCCAAGATTGTCCGGCTGTGCCAGCGGCCGATGTCGGTAGCCGAGGTCGGCGCCCATGTCGATCTACCCCTGCCTGTGGTAAAGGTTCTACTCAGTGATTTGATCGAGCAGAATTACGTGATCTTCCGCAGAGCTGCGCCTCCGAGCGAAGTCCCTGACCAACAAGTACTGCAGGCGGTTCTCGATGGCATCCGGAAACTTTGA
- a CDS encoding GTP-binding protein has protein sequence MASGNFDDRRRLTATAVKLLIAGGFGVGKTTMVASVSEVPPLRTEEMLTSASEGVDDLSGVERKNTTTVALDFGRITISQDLILYLFGTPGQDRFWFMWDELAQGALGAVVLADTRRLDSCFPAVDFFERRGLPFVVGVNCFDGAYRYGTEEVRGALDVDQSVPLLLCDARDRESTKQVLITLVQHVMSTTRMAPARY, from the coding sequence ATGGCATCCGGAAACTTTGACGACCGGCGGCGGTTGACCGCGACCGCCGTGAAGCTGCTGATCGCCGGTGGATTCGGGGTCGGCAAGACAACGATGGTCGCCTCGGTCAGTGAGGTACCGCCACTGCGCACCGAGGAGATGCTCACCTCCGCGTCCGAGGGGGTGGACGACCTCTCCGGTGTCGAGCGGAAGAACACCACCACCGTGGCACTGGACTTCGGCCGCATCACGATCAGCCAGGACCTGATCCTCTACCTGTTCGGCACCCCGGGGCAGGACCGGTTCTGGTTCATGTGGGACGAGCTGGCGCAGGGCGCGCTCGGTGCCGTGGTGCTCGCCGACACCCGCCGGCTGGACAGCTGCTTTCCGGCCGTGGACTTCTTCGAGCGCAGAGGGCTGCCGTTCGTGGTGGGCGTGAACTGCTTCGACGGTGCCTACCGGTACGGGACCGAGGAGGTCAGGGGCGCGCTGGACGTCGACCAGTCGGTGCCGCTGCTGCTGTGCGACGCCCGTGACCGCGAGTCCACCAAGCAGGTGCTGATCACGCTCGTGCAGCACGTCATGAGCACGACGCGGATGGCGCCCGCCCGGTACTAG
- a CDS encoding sigma-70 family RNA polymerase sigma factor produces MNGPRVDADLVARLAPVALTAARRRLPDREDQLDAVQDGWLLLLANVDTIRDPACLPRWLSTAVSRQAGRLARRRAREVASEVAAEHWCPSAPSTEDSWLLTDRDRMLWTMVSRLPLPERTLVELIAFEPGLPRRELAARLGISAGAVQRRRSRSLRRLRQRLAAEGAWL; encoded by the coding sequence ATGAACGGACCACGTGTCGATGCCGACCTGGTCGCCAGGCTGGCGCCGGTGGCGCTGACGGCCGCACGCCGTCGGCTGCCTGACCGGGAGGACCAACTGGACGCGGTGCAGGACGGCTGGTTGCTGCTGCTCGCCAACGTGGACACGATCAGGGACCCCGCCTGCCTACCGCGCTGGTTGAGTACCGCGGTGAGCAGGCAGGCCGGACGGCTGGCGCGCAGGCGGGCCCGGGAGGTCGCCTCGGAGGTCGCCGCGGAGCACTGGTGTCCCAGCGCACCATCCACGGAGGACAGTTGGTTATTGACCGACCGCGACCGTATGTTGTGGACAATGGTCTCCCGGCTGCCGCTGCCGGAGCGGACGCTGGTGGAGCTGATCGCCTTCGAGCCAGGGTTGCCCCGCAGGGAACTGGCGGCCCGGCTCGGGATCTCGGCGGGCGCGGTGCAGCGGAGGCGGTCGCGGTCGTTGCGCAGGTTACGGCAGCGGTTGGCGGCCGAAGGGGCGTGGCTGTGA
- a CDS encoding sensor histidine kinase — MLKKKTGSRRGRSSIRAKVLAIAFVPSAIFLLSGVALASYLIYDAIQVRTFATKIHDSAEPAGRFFAAVREERRLTLQELANPGSVRTELEQLREQTNATAAATAAELQGMTGDAPDNVKASIAATQKQFAMLPRFRQQVDAGEASLQEAYDFFNGIIDQFTTGLNGVAQTTPNAETAYKRLIAMPLFTSADGMSRGDALAAAGVSGGGLTEQEFRTYIEQVGAYHSALASAVPDMIPPVRQQYEQLIASDAWERLTTVENAFLRGNQTQLPVPESQWREAARDVGAKLWMLYVQQSTNATNLALDEADQTLVTSIIAAGAVLAVAAVALLIAWRLSNRLVNRLTTLREETLDMAEEQMPRLVERVRSGEPVDLEREVSFLDHGTDEIGQVADAFNTAQQTAIAAAVEEAKTREGTKRVFLNIAHRSQVIVHRQLQALDAAERKQEDPDQLDMLFRLDHLSTRARRNAENLIILGGEQPGRQWRNPVALADLTRGATAETEEYKRVSVGKMPAVAVTGPVVGDLVHLLAELLDNATSFSPPQAHVEIRGEVVGRGVVIEVEDQGLGIEPDHLAELNEMLANPPDFSFMALSEEPRLGLFVVARLAAKHGIRVTLRESAYGGTRAIVLVRSELLSQLPEPEESGPAIEDVVPRQQSTLAARRRPRQRSEATAVQNGAPGNGEATRTLAPAQEPYPPRSRQPESRQPEPGQQQPRPRDPRPPEPTPPHPAPPHPAPPQQGGSMPAGRPPLPRRRRQQNLAPQLQDEAPNIEHAEPASESPEQARSRLAAFQRGTRQARQQEPGRDDIRGD, encoded by the coding sequence GTGTTGAAGAAGAAGACCGGGTCACGTCGTGGACGTTCGTCGATCCGTGCGAAGGTGCTGGCCATCGCGTTCGTGCCAAGCGCCATCTTCCTGCTGTCCGGGGTCGCGCTCGCCAGTTACCTGATCTACGACGCCATCCAGGTGCGCACCTTCGCTACCAAGATCCACGACTCGGCCGAACCCGCGGGCCGCTTCTTCGCCGCCGTTCGCGAGGAGCGCAGGCTCACGCTGCAGGAGTTGGCGAACCCGGGGTCGGTGCGAACGGAACTCGAACAACTGCGCGAGCAGACCAACGCGACCGCGGCCGCGACGGCCGCGGAGTTGCAGGGCATGACCGGTGACGCGCCGGACAACGTGAAGGCGAGCATCGCCGCCACCCAGAAGCAGTTCGCGATGTTGCCGCGGTTTCGGCAGCAGGTCGACGCGGGGGAGGCGTCCCTGCAGGAGGCCTACGACTTCTTCAACGGGATCATCGACCAGTTCACCACCGGGCTCAACGGCGTGGCGCAGACGACGCCGAACGCCGAGACAGCCTACAAGCGGCTGATCGCGATGCCGCTGTTCACCAGTGCCGACGGCATGTCCCGCGGCGACGCCCTCGCGGCCGCGGGCGTGTCCGGTGGCGGACTGACCGAGCAGGAATTCCGCACCTACATCGAGCAGGTGGGCGCCTACCACTCGGCGCTGGCGTCCGCGGTGCCGGACATGATCCCGCCGGTGCGCCAGCAGTACGAGCAGCTCATCGCCAGCGACGCCTGGGAACGGCTGACCACGGTCGAGAACGCGTTCCTGCGGGGCAACCAGACTCAACTGCCGGTACCGGAGTCGCAGTGGCGGGAGGCCGCCCGTGACGTCGGCGCGAAGCTGTGGATGCTCTACGTTCAGCAGAGCACCAACGCCACGAACCTGGCACTCGACGAGGCCGATCAGACGCTGGTGACGTCCATCATCGCGGCAGGCGCGGTGCTGGCGGTGGCCGCCGTCGCGTTGCTGATCGCATGGCGGTTGTCGAACCGGCTCGTCAACCGGCTCACCACGCTTCGAGAAGAAACGCTCGACATGGCCGAGGAACAGATGCCGAGGCTGGTCGAGCGGGTCAGGTCGGGGGAACCGGTCGACCTCGAGCGCGAGGTCTCGTTCCTCGATCACGGCACCGACGAGATCGGCCAGGTCGCCGACGCCTTCAACACGGCACAGCAGACTGCCATCGCCGCCGCCGTGGAGGAGGCCAAGACCAGGGAGGGCACCAAGCGCGTCTTCCTCAACATCGCGCACCGCAGTCAGGTCATCGTGCACCGGCAGCTGCAGGCCCTCGACGCGGCCGAGCGCAAGCAGGAGGACCCCGACCAGCTGGACATGCTGTTCAGGCTCGACCACCTGTCCACCCGCGCGCGGCGCAACGCGGAGAACCTGATCATTCTCGGTGGCGAGCAGCCGGGAAGGCAGTGGCGCAACCCGGTGGCGCTGGCCGACCTCACCCGGGGCGCCACGGCCGAGACCGAGGAGTACAAGCGGGTCAGCGTCGGCAAGATGCCCGCGGTGGCCGTCACCGGCCCCGTCGTCGGCGACCTCGTGCACCTGCTCGCCGAACTCCTCGACAACGCGACCTCGTTCTCACCACCGCAAGCTCACGTCGAGATCAGGGGGGAAGTGGTCGGCCGCGGTGTGGTCATCGAGGTGGAGGACCAGGGGCTGGGCATCGAACCGGACCATCTGGCCGAACTGAACGAGATGCTGGCCAACCCGCCGGACTTCAGCTTCATGGCGCTGTCCGAGGAACCGAGGCTGGGGCTGTTCGTGGTCGCGCGGCTGGCGGCTAAGCACGGGATCAGGGTGACCCTGCGCGAGTCCGCCTACGGTGGCACGCGAGCCATCGTGCTGGTGCGTTCGGAGTTGCTCAGCCAGCTTCCCGAGCCGGAGGAAAGCGGGCCCGCGATCGAGGACGTCGTGCCGCGACAGCAGTCGACACTCGCCGCCCGCCGCAGGCCCAGGCAGCGGTCCGAGGCGACGGCTGTGCAAAACGGCGCCCCCGGCAACGGCGAGGCGACACGAACCCTCGCTCCCGCCCAGGAGCCGTACCCCCCGCGGTCGAGGCAGCCGGAGAGCAGGCAGCCGGAGCCAGGTCAGCAGCAACCGCGGCCCCGCGACCCACGGCCACCTGAGCCCACGCCACCGCACCCCGCGCCACCGCACCCCGCGCCACCGCAGCAGGGCGGATCGATGCCCGCGGGCAGGCCACCGCTGCCCAGGCGCCGCCGGCAGCAGAACCTCGCTCCGCAGCTTCAGGACGAGGCACCGAACATCGAGCACGCCGAACCGGCATCCGAATCCCCGGAGCAGGCCCGAAGCAGACTTGCCGCCTTCCAGCGAGGAACGCGGCAGGCCCGTCAGCAGGAACCTGGCCGCGACGACATTCGTGGAGACTGA
- a CDS encoding roadblock/LC7 domain-containing protein has protein sequence MANSGANELDWLLDDLIRQVAGADRAVVLSSDGLLIGRSSNLSEQDGEHLSAVASAFQSLAKGTGRHFGGGQVRQTVVEMDHAFLFVTSAGRGACLALLTSESTDMGMVAYAMNMMVKRVGAVLSAAPRVEQHSVT, from the coding sequence ATGGCGAACTCCGGAGCGAACGAACTCGACTGGCTGCTCGACGACCTGATCCGTCAGGTCGCCGGTGCCGACCGCGCCGTTGTGCTGTCGTCGGACGGCCTGCTCATCGGCCGATCCAGCAACCTCTCCGAGCAGGACGGCGAGCACCTCTCCGCCGTGGCCTCGGCGTTCCAGAGCCTGGCGAAGGGAACGGGCCGTCACTTCGGTGGCGGACAGGTGCGCCAGACGGTGGTGGAAATGGACCACGCGTTCCTGTTCGTGACCTCGGCGGGCAGAGGTGCCTGTCTCGCGCTACTGACGTCGGAGAGCACCGACATGGGCATGGTCGCCTACGCGATGAACATGATGGTCAAGCGGGTCGGAGCCGTGTTGAGCGCGGCTCCCAGGGTTGAGCAACACAGTGTGACATGA